The nucleotide window TTTCTGAAGTGGGCGATTATGGTCGTGTGTACGATGATCTCTATGAAGCCATTATCAATGGAAAACCGAAGAAAGTAACTGACGAAGAAACGCTACTGCAAATGGAAATTTTGGAAAAAGGCGTGGAAGGTTGTAAATAAGGAAAGATACCGCGGGAGAGATTTTGCGGTATTTTTTTGATTCTTTTTGAACGTTTTAGCTCAATTTAAAGTCCTAAAGAAGCCGTAAAATGAACTTTTTGCATAATTGGCGCATTATATTGAATGAAGTCGTTCAACGTGATATAGTGTAATCAAATGAGGGAAGCGCTTACTTTATTGAGAGAGGATGTATAATATGGATATATCAAATTTGATAAATGAAAATCGCATTATTTTTGATAATCGTATTCAAACCAAGCAACTATTATTTGAAAAAGTTGCAGAAGTGTTAGAGCAAGAAGGAGCTATTACAAATCATAAAAAATTTGTACGTGATTTGTATAAACGAGAAGATGAAACTTCGACAGGTATTGAGTCTGGGTTTGGTATTCCTCATACAAAAAGCAAGTATGTGAAAGAACCGTTGATT belongs to Listeria ivanovii subsp. ivanovii and includes:
- a CDS encoding PTS sugar transporter subunit IIA is translated as MDISNLINENRIIFDNRIQTKQLLFEKVAEVLEQEGAITNHKKFVRDLYKREDETSTGIESGFGIPHTKSKYVKEPLIVFVHSGIIADYFGLDNAPIECSFIIGVPKKAADTHLDILSNLSRKLMNDKFIEKLKKSKSKEGIMTILSE